In Miscanthus floridulus cultivar M001 chromosome 8, ASM1932011v1, whole genome shotgun sequence, the sequence TCAGAGAGGGAGAGGCACAGGGAGAGAGAGCGGGAGATCACTGACTTGGCCACTGTGCAATCCTCCAGCTGCTTCTCACCGCAGCCTGTGTCGTCGGTGCGtgggcgggacgccgggggctaggcgcggggcgccgggagcctgGTCGTCGGCGTAcggggcgggacgccgggggccgggcgccgtGGGCCAGGTGCGGGCGCGGGACCGATGGCGTGGCcgacggcggaaaccctaggcgcgcgggggtgggcgctgggggccgggtgcgagacgccgggggtcgggtgtgggtgggcgcgggcgcgggaccggcggcgtGGCCGGCGGCGAAAACCCTAGGCGcacggggcagcctgacggcgtcggaggaagaagacagcgcccagatagtctgactcccgtgcgccctcctatttatacttgggactatttgtaagggcggtttctgatccagccgcccctacaaatgcatttgtaggggcggttcctgatccagccgcccctacaaatgcatttgtaggggcggttcctcatccaaccgcccctacaaatagtttctattttttaaattataaattctaaatttttgatatcataaaaacacaaattaatataaaaaaaattgtgtatatgcacaaatataatattttgtattattctatatatgaagaaatatatatataaacaattgtagtcaaaacaatatagaaaacaaaaaaacaaaaaataaaaatttgaattttaaaacttcgactacaattttatgatattaaatgaaataaaatgaaaatgttgtaaacataaaagttgtataactcattgacatgtacaacttttattttggtcatcttgtcatgtgactttgtttgaacgattcaaattttgaaattcaaacaatttcaacttgaaacaatattttgaaagagtaaatgatttcagatgaaaaactcatgaataccaaagttgtagaactcatcaatatgtacaacttttattttcatcatattttcatttgaccaaatttgaatagttgaaattttgaatttcactaaatggcaacttcaaacaagattttgaaaccttaaatgatttcaacaataaaagttgtgaacataaaagttgttgaactcctcactgtctacaacttttattttggtcacttcttcatgtaaCAAAGTATTaggaaacattgttcataaattcacatataactcatagtttcatgaactatacgagaaacatgttgatctgtgaacaatgtttactatcactttgtcagatgaagaaatgatcaaaataaaagttgtagatcttgatgagttatacaactttgatattcaacactttttcagctgaaatcatttaatggttgaaaatcttggtattctcacacacatgcataaaatgtagtcacacacaaatacaaaaatatgtagtcttacactcgtacataaatatatagtctcacacgcatgcataaatgaagtcttacaaacacacacttacacaaacactccatgttcaacaactagctagcccgctataacgactttccccttcacaccttttcgttcccatggcattatgtctttggggaggttcttttccacaacactgatcttcttagaatagcggcatctcatcgtagttattgtaagcttcaacatcgtccacgccatcaactccaataatgtgttgtttcccggaggcaaccacgtgctttgtcttcttcttcggggggaggttactttgtgggtcagacatatagaaaacttgtgcgacacgtgaagccagcacccaagggtcatcttggtagcctagattctcgaggtccaggactctcaatccgatctcgttcagttggtgttgtttgatccagcggcatcgaaacagggccaccattatatcccttccatagtcaagttcccatatctcttcaatgatgccaaagtattggatctttcgccctaatccatcaagagcctctattcgaacgccgttgttttggttcacatatttactatcctttgcgtgggtatagtacgtatacccattgatgtcataagcattccaagatgtcacttgtctcgatggccccttcgccaacctactgatggtaatagagtctatggtttctccaggcggtatgttttggtccttcaaccatgtatttagtcattgcttgtgttgtttcatgacccaatcatccgaacgaccatttctctccgccataatgatagccaagtgttcatcaatatacggttgcatcagttgtgtactctgcaagaccctgtaatgcgcccgactaacctctttgtaatcatggtcgatgaacacttttctaccactagtgcccttcccagccagcctacccttgtgacgagaatcgggtttaccaatccctttctgtacttttaggtactcttgacagcactcgacgacttcttcagtactgtaactctctatcatggagccctctgggtatgctcgattatgcatgtatcgacttagaactgacatgaaccactcataggaccacatttcatgcaagtagcaagggccaagcgcctgtatttgatgaaccatatgaatcatgagatgtggcattatatcaaaaaaaagcaagaggtaaacacatctccagttggttttgtgtctccaccacaaattcatataggtcactcagctcttccttgccaattgtcttctgagatcttcgaaaagaagtagcatatgcgggtgatggccattttcaagaactctggctttatagccctgattgcaataggtagaaatattgtcagcaccacatggcaatcgtgagccttgcaatgtgttattgacaagtccttcatcgacactagcttcttcacatttgctgaaaacccagtcgggactttgatccctctcaggaaagtgcatatagctctcttctcgtctggtgttaggttgaagcacgccgcgggcagagtgtattttccattagcctcaggtaccgggtgaagctgtggcatcacgtttagctgcaccatgtctttccgtgctttcagaccatcctttgacttgcctatgtccatcaagatagcaatgagactctcaaagaattcttctgcacgtgcatagcatcaatggcatgggggacctctaaatctggccaataaggcagatactgaaaaaagatcgattgtttcttgaaaggtacgccttcgacaggaggtgtgcttctatctctgttcgtcccatccggattcttctttccatagacgacgcgtatgtttttcaccattctgtacacgtgttctccgttatgacatctctccggagggggttcaatctccggggcgttgtcataaaatctaaagaacaatttgctacggtacttgtgacttatctttacgAAGCGTCGgtttcttaggtaaactatcttcttggatgcatccaggtacacccatgtagtaccatccaagcaaaccaagcatcccgtcttccctttgatctgtccagacaaagcaaacagcgcggggtaatcattggtagtaacaaatattattgctctacatataaagtcctcctttcagaacgcatcgtacatctgctccccatgcctccatagcctctccatttcttgcatcaagggctcgaggaacatgtctatatcaatgcctggttgtttagggccagaaataagaatagtgaggagaaggtactttctcttttgacacagccatgttgggatgttgtacatggtcaagatcactggccatgtgctgtggtcgctcatcctctcattgaagggattcattccatcggtgctcaagccaaaccgtatattccttgggtcatcgctgaattctttgtgtttctcatcaaacctttgccactgactacaatcagccgggtgtgcaatcttatcatcatccaccttgcgctcatcatcccaccatgtcatgagtgcggcttctttagggtttatgaagatacgtctcaagcggtcggtcactagcaggtaccacattaccagggcaggaattcttctctgctttgcatcgttgcctaatggagtgtcctctgggggctgagattcttgtaccacctttttggtacccttcttattcctctttttccccatggaggcttcgtctccaccgtaaaggtcattgttcttgtaccggctggccccacaccggggacatttatccagtgacttgaatgtttcgctACGAAAaaatatacagtggttggggcatgcatggattttttcaacccccattgtcaatggacttatgaccttcttcgcttggtatgtgttggtgggaactgagtttggttgtggcagcacccataggagatgtaatagatcattgaaactacagtctaaccagccatacttagccttcaggatgagcagctcaagcacaaaacgtagcaatgtccaatgtatcggacaacccttttcaacatcatacacagtctccttcgatgtttttgtcaccctttccaaattttctagacctttcgggctatttagtaaaatctctggtccaagggctcgaatcatgtcctccaaatcatcttcatccccgacacgtgctccaccatcattattggcaccaccttcatcgttaccatcccaaccaccagcatcaccaccttgttcattgccaaactcgaaatccattcgtgcatcaagctctgctgaatattaggacagggattctatggtttcatcgtcatattcctcctcatcctcgtcgttaacaataaccgtttcaccatgatgaatccacactgtgtagtcctcaacaaatcctcgcataatcaaatgtgatctgatgatagtcacatctgtccatgccatactgttcttgcaatctttacatgggcaaataattgtatccttattctctttcaatgtcgttgcatgcttctttgcggcttcaataaatttatccacctcttcacggaaacctgccttgaaccttaacgaaccatacatccaagagttcatgtactccatcttttacaacaacaacaaaacaaacattaaaggagtacttattcagatatatataaaaatgaaacaaattaataattacttaagaataattgtatatacttcagatatatatgaatataaatctaatataattacatgaagcatacaaacacaccatggtaaaagaaaattaattaacggcccatttatccataaataattaaaatacatatttattgattacaataaataatttcaaagacaacaattagcaagaattatactttacccaatatctttcatacaaaccctagtccaatttcatcaaacataaatttacaaaaacgaaattaataaaaaaaccaaaccctagatctagatccacatgcacatgaaacatccataaaactaactaattgttcaataaaatcaagaaacatggaccaaataagggtatgatcttgttcccctccctaatttaccctagtacattcaaaaattggttctaatttgcttcataaatagctcaagaaccatagaagagagagaaaaacaaaactctaattactcactaaccaaccattaaaacttaaaaaaagtatggaatagcattttcttaccttctacaatctctccaccaaaggatttgacaCCAAAACATTCCcttcttagtagagcaatttttgggaggtgtccaAGGCATCCCCAcatttttttcacgggttggagtgagtgacccgaggaggaagaaggtgctacatctgttttatatggggggcatttgtagaagcggctggtgattgagtcgcccctacaaatcggtgctataaatacggggccatttgtaggggtggctcaatcaccatccgcccctacaaatagcatttccaggggcggcagaccccatttgtaggggcggctcgtaacaccagccgcccctacaaatcagaccccatttgtaggggcggctcgtaacaccagccgcccctgctgttccatttgtaggggcggctggtgtctgggcacccgagcacgctattgtagggcggctccatcaccagccgcccctataaaaaaattgaaccgttgctaaaaatcgttttttacgtagtgtcatCAGGGATGTTGATTTAGATTATTTCAGTATTGATTAGAAGTCAGGATATGATTCCGAGTATTGAAAAGAGCTCGGCATTACTTTAATGCGCGCTGCTAGAGTTCACGTGTAGATAGCCACTTAAAAGCAAGTGTGCCAAATTAAAAGTAATGGATAGCCGATAGTCACGTTGCCTCGTGGACGACCGATAAGTCTGAATGAATTGTGCCGTGGAGGTACAGGAATCAGCTGTTGGAGAAAGGAATCAGGTGTTCAAGAAAGGAATCGGCTCGATACAATGCTTTTAAGAGCACGCACATGTCTGGAAGTTTTAAAGATTGGGTTAATTTTACATGCAAGTCTATTTACAGGAAGGAAAAAGCAGGACGCCTGACGCTTGAAAGAGAAATCAGGACACGTGACGTAACGTGTTCTCTTGGGGCCTGTTTAGCTCCCTTctattttgcaaaaaattttaagattcctcgtcacatcgaatctttggacgcgtacatgaagcattaaatataaataaaaaataaaactaattacacagtttagacgaaaattcacgagacgaatcttttaagcctaattagactatgattagacactaattgtcaaataacaacgaaagtgctacagtaccgtttcgctaaaaatttcgccaactaaacactaCCTTGGTATTCTTTGGCAGAAATAAAACTTAACTCCGTATGACTGTAGTATGCAAGCCGATGCCAACAGATCAAGGCATTAAGGCAAGCCGATGGAGCTTTTCGTCCTATTTGTTTgggtttgtttggctgataagtcagactgatttggtgtgagagaaaaatattattcgttggctaaaaaagtacggcttataagccaaacaaacccaaGCGAGCAGGACGTTTATATTTGGTCATCGGCTACTATATATTATTGATATTTTTTCGGCCAGACATTTGGATTTCAAGAAATACGTTTGCAAGACCCTGATGCATCATGTATGACTTGCTTAATGAAGGCACTTGCACACATGATAAAAAGGAGCAAGCAAGCGGGATCTAGCGTCATGTACATGGATGATGCATTTTGGACAATTCATTCTCCGGAAATTTGTGCAACGATCTTATGAGAAGCAAATTCAGCAATTCTCCGGACGAAGGCAACACAAGGAGGGTTCACGAGTAGCACGTCAGATCAGCCGGCCAGGAAAGAGTCCAGAAAAGAATTAAATAATCACCTGAGAATTTAACTGCCTATGAAGATAAGTAACTAGAGTAAGAAAGCCGATGAGCTGTCTGCTCCTCAAGCCAACAAGGTCCCGGCCGCTCAGGAggaaaatatatgtatatatgtacaaGACGGCCGATAGCCCATCAGTAAAGCCAGACCATAAGGGCCGATGGTAGAAGTGAACCTAAAATAAATAAGCATTGGACTTTTTCATCGGCTTTCAGTTTTCTCTCAACATATAGGGCATAGCCGATGAATGAGCAAAAGAGAAAGGAACTGATCATGTTTTGGGTTCTCGAGGATCTACCTTCTGCTCTGCTATCTGCTATTGATATTGCATCGACTAAGCCGAGTATAAATACGTAGCTCTGCATGCAAGGATTTTCAcgggataaaagaaaaataatGATATCAGCTTGGAGGATCATAGATGAATTCTGTTGACTCATCAGCTTGCATGAAATCCTAAGTAGCTTCCAGATTGCTTATCGGCTTGCATGAAATTGGCTGAAAGGTAAATAGCCGATGGAGATCACTGTTGTATCGGGCCAAATAGCCGATTCATATTTGCATCGGCTTAAAATTGGTAAAAATATATCATGCCGATCACTTGacagattaattggaaaatcatTGTTCAGGCATAAAGGTTGAAGATTTGATCAGAAAAGTGATATTTGTGGTTGTTGATGTCTGGCTTCTCCGTTGCTTAGTCATGTCCAGGTAGAACACCAGCAGACGTATTTGTGAACGACATACAAGCAAGTATCAGATATGAAGGTCGATTGCGTTCATCTTTGTCCATCGCTTATAACCATCGGCCGTTACCGTCGGCTATGAGGCCGATTGCGTTCGTTCTTCTTGCCATGTATACCTGGTTGATGCCCGCTGCCGTCTTGTTCTTCTGGCTACGTGGCTCCGTTGGTGTTCGTCTACGCATGCTACTGTGTAGAAAATTAAAGGATGGCTTGCCACATGCCAGGAGAAGCCGGAGTCCTAACACGAAGGGGTCAATCCAGCTGCAAAACACTTCACTATTATTCAAAAGGAAGTATTAATTATTCTTTGGAATTGGATTCGACAATGTTACGGTGGGATACGAGGTAAGATTCCACAAACATCTGATGTCAGATTCCTAGGACATGAGATCCGTTTATTTCAATTTAGATCCATCGGCTATCAAAAAGAGCAAAAAGCCGGTGGACACATACAAATTCAGATGTTCCGGAAGATTCATGTCATATGATTAAATAGCCGATGATTATTACAAGATGGTGAATGAAGAGTAAGAGGAGCTAATCTTCATCGGCTAGAAGCAATGAATAATGCTCGAAATGTTTTTGCCATGACCGAGCCAATGCATGGTTAAGGACATTGGAATATAAACAACTAGCAACGCCATGGACAGGGACAACAGTTCATCAGTATCGATGTCTGCCGGAAGCTCGGAGGCGGAGTAACGCAATGAGTGCTGCATCATCATCCACACGAAGCCTTGCCGACATGGCGGGTAACCTCAGCCGCGCCATGTCTGATGTGTCCTCATCTCTCTCGGAGCAGTGCAACAGCATCAACGTCGACTACAGCAGGCTGATCGTGCCATGTTCATCAGCCGATTCCTAGTGTCTACCACCGTGGCCCTCAAATGACTCAACATAGAGACCCACGCCGACAAGCTCGACCGCCGCTTCATTGATGAGAAGATAGGAGCTAGTCACTGCTAGAAATATTCACTTCTACGACGAAAATGCTAATGACGAATCTAAAATCGTCATAGAAAATCGttttttatgacgaatatttctgtttcgtcatagatcagtggtgacgatcctgcaaccctccctttctatgacgATATCAGGCATCGTCACAAAAAACGTCATAGAAAAGCGTAGGGTTTCGTCACAGATCACTCGCGCGACTCATCTATGACGATCTCGTTTAAACCTATGACGAACAGGGCtttgtcattgaactaattacacatccgTGACGAACAATATTTGATCTGTAACGAACGGCTTTGTCATAAATCTCCACActgtactttctccatccgacgtgtacctgtgggacctatagttacttatccgtgatgcttgcaattcgtcataaaagtcttcgctcgatcctttctccatgcgacgtgtacctgtgggacccttctccatctaaCATGTACTGTGgaacctgcagttactcatccataatgcttgcaattcatcatagaagtctccgctcggtcctttctccatccgacaagTACCTGCGGGACCCTTCATCATCCGACCTATGGAACCCAACGGCTTACGTGTCATGTGGaaccgttctccatctccatccgatctGTGGGATCTGAtagacctgtgggacccgatggcttgcgtgtcacgtgTACATATGGGACCATCTGACCTTTGGGACCCGACGGCCAGTGGGATCTTtatccatctccatccgacctatgggacccgatggcttgcgtgtcacttgttgtCGCCGGGGTtcaataaattcaaactaaaaaaaaaaccatgagacctagGAGTCGAACCCTAGACCCAGATCAAGGAATAAACcgtctttaccattgcgctagacgTATGGTTGTGTTtacatgtctttggagtcctaATAGTAGTGTATGTTCTTTATGTGGACAtattgacttatatattggatgtaTCCCCTGCAAGTGAAAATAAATCTATGTCCATTGGACTTGCGACGGCGACGGCAGCAATGGAGAATCCCCAGTGTGTTGTGGTGGCTTAggcgtccttttggaggctaggcggtggGTCTTCCTGGTGGAGCGCGGCGGCATTGGAGTCCGTCTCCATCGTGTGCCACGGTAGAGGCGACAGATCTGATCCgtaggtctcctttctcgcctttttCTGCCTacactattttggtccttgcttgaacatgaggtatataaGAAACACTGTAGCGTTGCAGATCTGGTTAGGCCGATGCtgatgaaaaaaactaggaggtggcactagttggttttttgctggtcttagttttttgcatatgttcagtgttcttactgtaaatgcctgtgtgcaactaggactgttaattgtcaagtgcttgcttgattatacctatctatctAGGCAAATATACAGGCCCTTCGCTTCTGCAttaaactattttttctgtccagtgcttgcttgattctataTTTCTATTTCATGTGCTCCAGTACCACCGGTGAGTCCTTAtagtattttgaacttgtaacatatctgaggccacatttctgTGCCAATGGTGTCTACATGGctattggatgtattaggatgcagctcatatgtttgctttctatgTGTTCTCCTTGTTGActaccaagttatccatttggttccaaataagaggaaggcatcgaaagcaaatcaatgctttgtgtccatcattcacatcactGAGGCCAACAATGCTTAAGCTGCACATTTTGCTACTGATACCAATGATGATCACTAtcacttgttcactgacattctacttgtgaaaacaaaggaagctcaattaactactgaaattgtaatggttgcagctccattaactgctactctagtttgagttatatatatctatgtggtgctactttAAATTTACAagaggtcgtaccatgaaaattgttaatggttgttcaagttgcactttggtatgagttatggacttcactaatggatctttgttggattattttcctcttcagtgatTTCATTACTGAGGAAGCTCTCATCGTATTGCACACTGACGAAATGGAGGAGGCctccaacaagaggaacgcactggctAGTCTCACGGAGGATGTCATTCTTGAGATCCTCCGCCACCTCCCtgcccgctccttgttctgctgcaaatgtgtctgtcACTCCTAGAAAAACCTCATCTTGGACTCCAACAACCATAAGAAGTTGCCCCAGACTGTGGCCAGCTTCTTCTACGACAGTGAGAACGACAATCAAAACTTCACCAGCGTCGTCCGTGGTGTACGCCCCCGCTCTTTGaaattcttgcccttcaacattgACAATGTAGCTCTCTCAGATTACTACAACGGCCTCATCCTATGCAggtgccttggggctgatggataccgctatgtcatCTACAATCCAATGACCCAGAAGTTTAAAATTCTGCCGCCTAGCACCCCTGATGTTGGCCatgctgttggtgaggctcgcttggcATTTGATTtgacagcctcctcgcacttccatgtgattgaatatgtggatgtcaaCTCTGTGTGTGCAGGTGTGGATATCTACTTATCTcaaactacagcatggatctataaggaatctaaatggggtgagtatactgatgtgacattttcatagacaaccaagtgtgtttcttaacggttgtctgcacattatgggacACTCTAGGAGGTACTCTATGATAtttgttgtggatatggagggaaacacatggaggaaaattgataggcCAGATGGTCTTAaccactccatgcatcaagctcagggtcacttgtgtttaTGTACTGTTGATGGTCCCAATGATTCTAAGCAtttaatctagatccttgaagactatggtactgataattggATATTGAAGCATATGGTCACCATGCGGATCCtatttggaaggattaatattagatttggttacCTAGATTTTGATGACGAGGACATAGTGATCATAGTTCACCCAGAACGGATTTTGATTTTCTTTGCtagggaggatggaacaatcatcgcatacaacatggaccgcaaaaaagttcatgtcatcctgTCTGTGTCTTTCGGTATGGTAGACTTACTATTAAAAAAGAGTTCATCTACAGAccatactatcttccttatgttcccttgttcttggattcattagcagagTAGTAAATAAAGTtgtatttgatgtatctctctgtcatgcattttaaatggaccaatgttgtttgcttgtctatggacatgttaatttcctcaatgatagatgttgtcattattttagcTAAATTAGTGTaccatctttgttttgtttgcaaattgaattatttgtttggtgCGCACATGTGTTACGGTGGTGTTACAGCTCCCATCGCCGTTTCATCCATTAATTCAGTTATAGTacaatacttatattgatttctaatgtcatgggtacatggggtatgctgatgagggcactccaaaatacaaaaaaataacacttcaaaagcactacaat encodes:
- the LOC136470232 gene encoding uncharacterized protein, producing the protein MAGNLSRAMSDVSSSLSEQCNSINVDYSRLIKNLILDSNNHKKLPQTVASFFYDSENDNQNFTSVVRGVRPRSLKFLPFNIDNVALSDYYNGLILCRCLGADGYRYVIYNPMTQKFKILPPSTPDVGHAVGEARLAFDLTASSHFHVIEYVDVNSVCAGVDIYLSQTTAWIYKESKWGEYTDVTFS